Part of the Antechinus flavipes isolate AdamAnt ecotype Samford, QLD, Australia chromosome 2, AdamAnt_v2, whole genome shotgun sequence genome is shown below.
tgccaaaaaaaaaaaaaaaaaagaaagaaagaaagaaagaaatcaaatccctttAAAGGGACAATCCTCAGAACAAGCAAAATTTTCACTTGTTCTCAGCCCAAAAGAGGAATAGATGAGTGAATCTTTGTGCACTCTTGCAACATAAATACAACTTTTGTGGAATCTCCCAATCCAAATGGGTATGTGCCAGAGTTGCACCTTTCTTTCTGACCTAAACACTGATTTACAATCTGCATAAAACTCACTGTCAGAATAGAAATTCCCCAAGTACTCTTTTCCACCCCCCTACATAAGAGATCACCAGAAAAGCCAAAGACTTGATTTTCCTATACTCCCCCCTCctgagaaaaatatgagaaaagagaTTCCATAGCCACCGGGTGCTGGAATCTCGACCAAATGGCCTGCTCACAGGCAGCACTCAGACAAGCTGAATGGCCCAATGCTGAAGGAGCAGAGGAAAGTGCTTAAGAATCACTGTCAGCCTAGTTCACCAGAATCCAACTCACGATGGAGTCCCGGGGTGATGGAAGGGGGAACAATCTCTAGGTCTGGTCACTGCTGAGCCCAAACATACACGAGAACATAATAACAATATGAACAATaagacaataacaataataaaaactggCGGAAAGGCCTCGCTCTCCCACTCTAAGTTCAAGTGTGGCCCGAGCCAAGCCATCCACACCTAGGCCTTTCCCTCAGTGATCTTTATACTCTCAGCTACCAGAAATGGCCGTGCTACTTCGGGCCACATTTTAGCCCTGGGGCCTATCCGGATCTTATACCCGGAATTCTGGGTCAGAAAAGGAGCAGAAAAACCCCGACACAAAAACACAGTAAATTCCATGCAgcgtttttttttggttttttttttttttgggggggggggcaggggcgTTTAATATCGGAACCCAGGACATAGAAAAAACAAAGGGAGAGTTCTTAATCCCCTCACCCCTTTTTCTGCGCCGTCGATGACGAAAGTCCCGCTAGGCCATGGATTGTGGCCACCTCGCCCGAGAACGGCAGCGAGGAGGAGCTAACAAAGTGTCATGGCTGCGGGGCTCTGTTATGGGAAGAGATCAAAGTCATAGgactctggggggagggggaaaagggtgGCGCAACGCTACGGTCAAACCCAAGGGGAAAGCCATGATGGGCTCGATGCCTATAAACTATATTAGTGCCCTATGCCTGTGTCGAGAACGCCATTTCCAAaccaaaataacaaacaaaaaattaaaaggtttgCGTGGTTCTGCTTGCGACATCACTGTCTGCTTGTGACGTCAAGGGGAGGCGCCACGCGGCAACGTCACGGGCGGGTGACGTCTCGatcgggggtgggggggaagattATTCAGCTTCGGGGGTCTCTCACCAGCTCCGGGTCCCCGCGGGGGGGTCCCGGGTTTCTCCGTTCCTTGAGGTGTGTAAAGGGCTTTGAGCCCAGCTCTTTCTCAGGGTCTCGGCAGAGAAAACGGCGCCGTGGCCGGAGCTGCTCTTCTTCCCGCAAGATGGCGGCAGCTCCGATGTCTTCCAGAACCTTCCCCCAATATGCGCATGCGCTAAACCTAAGCTAGGGTGGGGTCAATCCTAGTTGTCTCGCGGCAACTCTCCATACTGTACCCTTTCATTGGCTAAAATTAAAACTATGGGTGGAGCCATTCTCCGCTGTTACCTAGCAACCGTCAATTTTCCTATTGATTGGCTAATGTTTCTGTAGATCAGAGAGAAGGGCCTTACCTGCAACCTTTGTTGACGCCCATCGCTCCCTCATTGGCTACTGAGCCATTGGGggaggtggaagaaaaaaaaaaaacctgatacaAGACGTAGTATTAGAGTTAGGGAGACCCACATGACCGTTTCTAGTACACCGATTGGCTAGACCAATGCGCTGGGTGGAGATAGTAAGAGCGAGCTGTAGTTGTTTCCTTAGTACATTCTCTATTGATTGGCTGACGATGTCACGTTGTCCTTTAAATCCTTTCCCTAGTTAGGTTTTTGCGAGAATAAAATCCGTCCCTTGACCTCACCTTTGGCACTTAGCGCGCATGCGTCCAAGTCCCTTGCTCAGGTCTTGCTGCTTCCGAGGCTTCTTTGTAGCAAACTATCCTAGGCAGGTGTGACAGCAGTTGAAAAGGTTTAAGGACGCAGAGGATTCTTTTACCAAATCTCATCCCCACCTCCTTTCTTCACTACCTTAAAATAAAGTCCTATGCTAGTAGAACGCCGGTGCCATACTCTTGCTTTCGGCGCGGAGCAGGGGCACAAGTCCCTTGACCAAAAGTGAAAATCTGACACCCACAGCCCCGTTTTCAGGATTCTTTTGGTTCCGCAGCTTTCACAGTTCCAAAGTCTACTTCCTATAGCAAAGAATTAGGCCGTAAGGTAACTTCTGAAACGAATATACAAGTTTCTAGTCTCTGCCtccaaaaaatagaaattggggTAGGAGATTGGAATAATCAGTGTGTGACCACCACAAGGCAAATGTTATAAATAATCCAATCTTCAATCTGTCGAAATTcaatctttcacaattgatctaAAAATACTTCAACAAAAGAGTTGAACCCAAGTCTTACTAGTTTTACTATGCATCCTTTTCATTACAGACATGGATATAGATGGGAAATTATACATATGTTCAAACTGTCAAAACGGTAAAATTGCTAGTTGTTTTGtctaattgttttaaatttttttgttagaATGGATAGAAGGGAATATATTgagaaatgtaatataaaaacaggtatcaaaaataaaaatttttgaagctTAAATTTAATAGGGACAAATGTAGGTCATAGTTGggttcaaaaaatattttcccaagtaCAAGATGGAGAGGGTATCAAAACAGCAATTCCTCTTCAAAAGATATGGAATCAAGGTGAATGAGTAGGttaatatggcagccaaaaaacccaaatgtgaTCCGAGATTGTACTGACAAGTACTATACAGAACTAAAAAGGTGAGAGCCTGGGTACCTAATCATACATAGTATACTGGAGTATTGTACAATGTTCTAGGTGATTCATTTTTGTAGACTGCTTGACAACACAGTATCCAGGGAAAAGCAATGAGACTGGATAAACCTTGAGATCATGTGCAATGAGAACTAgttgaaagaacttggaatatttAAGATTGGCTAGAGAAAAAATTCTGGGGAAATCAAAagctttcttcaagtatttaaagaattGTTCCATGATAGAGGAaatcaatatataataatagatgaCTCTggtatagcactttaaagtttgcaaagccatttacaaacattatctcatgtTCATACATTCTCTTAATTGGATTCTGCAGACTCCAGCAGAATTAGGAGTGAATGAGTGAAAGAGTTGTACAGAAGTACATGTTAGACTTAATGTAAGGAAAAACCATCTAACATGAatcatccaaaaaagaaaatcagtctaTCTGGGGAAGTAATGGATCTTTTCTCAGTAGAGTTTACCAACCCAAAACTGGATGCCCACTTGTCTATCATTAAGGGGAATTATTCTTCAAGCAATAGGATGGCCTAAATGGCTTCAGAGATTCCTTCTAACACTGAAATTCTTTCCCTGTAGGGTATGAATGTAACAACTCATCCCAACTGACAAGGCTTAGCAAAACGTTGGCTCCAAGAGCCAAAAGGGAGCACAATTCAGCTTCCTGACTACGACTTCAAGTGATTTCAGTATCAGGGTCCTGGCCTAGAAATGAACATGTGATTGAGTTTATATATCAGGTCCTGAGAATCAGAGGCAGGGGCAAGGGTGAGTGGGGGCAGGAAGGGCTATAACTTTGctttatttgttatttcctttgacACAGAAGAACCAAGAAGAACAGAGTTGGGCAGGGTTGAAAATCACTCAGTccagtgtcctcagggtttgccCCAGAAAGCTCTGGAAGCTGTGCCGTCCCTGTAGCTTCACATTCTGCAGAGTGTTTCCTAGCCCAGGATCTTTTATCACAGAATGGGACAGAGGGGCACTCTAATTAACTCTGCTCTCTTACCTGCCTTGTATATAAGACAGGAAAAGCAGATGAGGATACCCTGATCTGATGAATGGCAACAGTGATCCTGCCCTAGGGAATAATTATTGGTTCTTTCAATGCTATGGGGAACAGGGAGCTGGTTCCTGGTTCCTAGGCTTTGGGCACTAGCAGGCAGCACTAGAGGCCGATGGTATAGGAGCGACCAGTAGGGTTATGAATAGCTGAGCAGATAGGTGCCGTCACTGCCCATTCATACCACACCTTCTTGGCATTGCTGCATCGCCAGAATCGCACACAGATAGTCTGCCCTTCATGCACGGTGATGGGCTGCtgtagaaacagagacacagatgTTTGGAGAAGCTGGTCATATCACCACAATTGGGACAGGGGTCTAACAGATTTTGGGAGCAGTAtcatcatgttggaagagaattGGGAAAGTACCTCCAAGAGAGATAAGTCAAGGGCAAACAGTAAATATTGTGATCAAGGGAAATGATATCCTACAGGCTTTTAAAGATGCTCACCTTGATAGGAAAGAGAATAGGAAACCAGGAGAACATTCCAGGAGAATGCGTCTCTGGACGGATACCTGTGGATATAAGAACCAAATGAACTCAAGAGCTTCTCCCTTCCCTTATCCTTATCACACCAAGATTGTGCCCTCTGCCAAAACAAAAGATGATttctataaaagagaaagaaggggcaATACCAGTTCCCTTGGTCACCTTCTGAAGGAAATACATACAGGGGAATACCCAGATACCACATATTTCCTGCTAGCTAGAAGCACAAGTACTCACTCAGAGTGATGTCCTGATAAAGCACGGTCTCAAAGTAGCCTGCAAACCCATGCAGGACAGTGTTCACCTCTACAGGAAACTCCAATGTACGATAGCGGTTATTGTCAGTCAAAGGATCTGTCAAGAGACAAGCGGTGAGAGCCCAAAGGAGATTCAGTAAGGAGTCAGAAAGGCAAACCTATCAAAGGAGAGGGCACACTTAATTCTCAAGAGAGGATCAAAAGGAGCCACTCAAAGACCTACCTCGATTGGGATGGCAAAAGGTAAAGCAAGGCTGGGGTTCAGCCAGCTGGTGAAAGTTGTGCAGTCGAACTACATAAGGCATCTCAAACTGGGCCTGTCAAGAAGAGGAAAGCAGGTGCTGGAAGGGAGAACAGGGACAGTCTCCTCCTTCCCAGGAACCTGAGAGGAAAGTCTCAAGAGCCTGAGGGACAcacagaaataaaaggaaagagaactcaACCTAACTCCCAATTTATCatattttctaatgaaatataaaacaggtatttaatatttttaatatttgctgaTACAATTAGTTAAAATTGTGCATGTAGAAAGGGAAGAAGTCTTCTCACCTCAGGGTCCCGGTCCTTTTCTCGACATGCCCGGACTTCATTGTATAGTTTAGATGAAGAGATGGGAGCTAAGAAAGAAGTATACTCCCCTGGGATGCTCACCCCATCATCTGCAAAAACAAGAATGGCAAATGAATTTCTCGTGGAGAAGAAAGTTATGTTGATGTCCTAACCCTAGATTCAAGCATAACCTTTCATCTGAAACCCAATTCTCTTCCtgatttctcttatttctgtGCCCACACAGGTAATCCTCAATTCTCCCTCACAACTTATTGCAATACAGTCAGCTACAAAGATATCAATTGTATTTCTATAAAATCTCTCACCAGTTTCTTGCCACCCCATAGCCTATTTCAGATCTTTATCATCTTTTGCCTGTCATAATGGACTCCCACAATTTTTCTTGCCTccagtttttcctttctccaaattgATATTTCTTATTATATCACTGCCTAAGCTGTTATcctcaaatctacttattcaacCCTAACTTTTCTGCTGACTCCCTTTCCCCCTATCCCAGTCTCACATCTCCAAGTGCCTTTCAAACATTCCAAATTAGAAGTCCTGAAGATATCTTGaattcaacatatctaaaacttAACTCATTAACCTTTCACCAAAAATCCTTCCTATTTCCAAATCTATTATTGCTGAGGGCACCACCAACTTCCAAATGACTCAGGCTTCCAACCTAGGTGTAACTGACTATTCACTCTCTCACTATGCCATGTTAATCTTTTGCCAAGacttactaattttatttttttacctcgTTATCTTTTACATGTGCACTATTCCACCTCAAATGCCTCTCTGACATAGACAGGTGGTGTCCAGGACTTTCATCATTTCAAATCTGCACTTTTAAAATAACCTGCTGACTGGTCTCTCTACCACCAGGATTTCCGATTCTAGTCCACCCTtcattcagctgtcaaagtgatcttcctaaaaagCAGGCCTGACATCATTACCTtgctattcaataaactccagtagctccctattacatCCAGAATCAcatataaaatcctttatttggtttttattaaAGCCCATCATAACCTACCCCTTCCCCAACAATTTGTACTTATCCCATATATACTACAATCTAGTAAAATGGGATTCTTATTCCTTAAACTCTACTGGTTCTAAATATTTTTACCCCAGGAAATGAGGCCAGGAAAGCCCatcctcttcatctctaccttcTGTTCCCCTGGTTTGACTTCaaactctcttaattctagtgctgtTCTTCTAGTGATTACTTCCTGTTATTTTCTGTACATAGcttatttatatattgatttGCATATAATTACCCCATTGGACTgagagcttcttgagggcaaggactgtcttttgtctaTACCCCCATACTTAGTGTGTGGCACAAAATGGGTGCTTagaacacaagaaaaattattattgataatcaATTACTAAtatgagggggaggggaaatccAGGTCCCTGTTCCCCACCCCCCCATTTCCTCAAAAGTGCAGTTCTTATGAGGGAGAAGGCCCTTGACAATGAGACAGGTAGGTGAACTTCCACCCAAAGCTCAATTACTTAAATGGTCTGGGTAGAGGTAGATCCTTTTGTCTAGACTTCCCAGGTGGGGTGGTCTGAGGAGAGATAAATCTCTTTATCCTAGAGTGAACAAGATTAAAATCACAGTATCCAGTCCCTCATTAGAATAAATCCACCtttcatatttattcattctctcattagtTGATAACCAATCCCAGTTGTTCTCTGCCTGTAGGGAATACCCTCTTCCAATGATAATTAATTTTCCAGGGGTTGTCTTTGGTTTCCCAAGAGCCACAAATATCAATTTCACTATCTGCTAACCataattaacaaaatgattattaattacccaaaAACTATGTCTTTAGGACTTTTTATTCATTACAAAAATATTGACTGACCTtcaagaagcttcagtggctccctcttgcctctagaataaaacacaaactcctccatttggcatttaaagaccaATCTTTCTAGTTTGGCTAGTTTAGTGTGAAAGGGAGAAATATGAAACTAATCTGGTTGACTTGCTGTTCCCATAACAGACCACTCCATTTCCTATCTTTAAACCTTTGTACAAGCAGATCTCCATATCTGGAATGCTCTTGCCCTTCATTTCTATCTCTTGGAATTCCAGCTCCCTTTCAAAGCTCAAATGACATCTcctaaattactttttatatattttgtattcactCATGTATCTACATATTCCTCCCTAGGCCCAACATCAGATACAAGATCCTTGAGGGGAAGGAACTGTTTCATTGTATATCCCTGAGACCTTGACGAAGTGCCTGATATACTGTAGATATAATAAATGCTGAACTGAATTGTCTTCTAGGTTGCTTGCACTGGTCCTCCCACCCTGTAACCAACTTCTGCCCTTCTCTGTCTTCCATCACAAGGCACCTTTTAGGAAGTGCTGGGCTCCATCCAGGCATTCGGGTGATAGTTCGTTATCTGCGAAGGAACCTAAGAGTTCACTAACAATGATGTCTGCCTTCTCAGGTGCCACCCATTCCCGCATGTCTGATGACACCACAGTCACTTGGCTGCCCCACTCTTCAAACTGCCAGTTCTCTAGCCTGTGAGTAGAGAAGGCCTTATTAGCATGGTGCTGGCCCTAGTAGGAACATCATGCTCTTAGTAGGCTGCATTAGGAGTTACTCACGTCACCACAGCATTGGGGTTCTTCTCTACAGCATACAACTTCACTCTCCGATCAGCTTGCTTGGCAGCCCGGAGGGAAGCATTCACTAGGGGACCTCGGCCTGCACCTAAAACCATCAGTACTctgagaagaaagacaaagataaaaatagaacaataagtagaaataaaacagaataaacaGAATGAGTGTAATATGGtgtagcaacagcagcaacaatagcAGCCTTCACATATTGCCTAATGCCTCACAGACTGTGTGCTAAGCACAAATGTGGTAACAAAATTAATCCTCAATAACACTGGGGGGGTAGATACGATcatgatcttcattttatagttgacaaaactgaggcagacaaaagttaagtgacttgcctaagatcaaaaatctgataaacatttaagaccaaatttgaactcaaatatattcctgactctagaacTTATATTCAATCCACTGTATCAACTAAAATCCTGGATAAGAAACACTCACTGCACATTGGTGTCCTTTTCCTCTTCTGGTACACGATCCAAGAGACATTTGTAGATGGCCTAGAAAGGAGAGATATTCCAGCTTTACTTCCACTCTCATGAGCATTTCCCCACTTTCACTCCCCAATCCAGACCCCACAGACCTGCTGGTACTGGGAGTATTTGATGGGATCCTTCTCAAACACTTCATAAGTTTGAGACTCCAGATTATCCATTAGTGGctcaagaagagaaagaaaaaattcaagttaaATTAAACAGGGTCCTAGAATCTGATGACACCCCAAACTGAAGAAGCATTTTATTTGTCCTTTGGATCTAGCTGGGAGAAAGGGGGCTGAGAGGACAAAGGGAAAGAGTTAGATTTCCTCCACACAAAATGCTTCCTTGCTTCCTATCATTCCCACAATTCCTAAATTCACAACTCACCTGGAGTGGTGACTGAAGGTAATCCTCATAACCCTTGGCAAAGAGTTCATAGGCATTAGGTGGTGGACGGTTCTGGCTCAGGTATTCCAAATACTGCAGGTAAGTGCAAAATTCCTTTTCTGAGTGATGATTGGCACCAGTAATGATGAATTGCACTTCCAACTGTAAATAAGACAATGTATCAGATCAACCTCTACAGCTTCCCAAGAAAGGCCCACTGTCCCAAGATTTAGAACTCTGATTCCCAAACCAAGCATCTATGTCTAATAACAGATAGAGGAATCTACAAAGAGTAATCTAAATCATTTACTTTACGAATCCTTAATCAATGCCCTTGAGTATATCATCCCCAACAATCAGCATATAGTTTAAACATATGTTTAATGTTCACTGTGCATCTCATGGTGCCTTAGAATACCTTGTgcctttttgttatttctttctcaaatGTATTTCTGGGTTTTAGGAGCCCAAATATTAAAACTGGGGgttgaggaaggaggggaaaataatgaTCCCTATTGTTGCTGTTTTATGATttaaacccttggaaatatttctttttaagatgAGTTCCATGAAAAGTAAGCAAGTTTCCTGTGCCACattctccttttatctctctccACAACTTTGCAAAAGTTGCTCTTTGGAGtcaaatatgaaaaaggaattgCACTGTGGGAAAATGTCAAATGCCCATATAAGCAAGGTAGAGAGGTCACAGGGATAATACCAGATGAACATTACAACTCCTCACTCTAATATACTCCCTTTATTACCTTGAGAAGACGGAAGATTAACCGCTGGTGCACTTTAGAAAGCACAGGAAATCCCTTCTTATTGGTCAGGAAGATGCTGGTAGGAAGGATGGCTGCTTTGATTGGCTCCCCAAGCCA
Proteins encoded:
- the PRMT5 gene encoding protein arginine N-methyltransferase 5 isoform X1, which gives rise to MAAVAVGAPGCRVSSGRDLNCVPEVADTLGAVAKQGFDFLCMPVFHPRFKREFTQDPAKCRPGPHTRSDLLLSGRDWNTLIVGKLSPWIRPDSKVEKIRRNSEAAMLQELNFGAYLGLPAFLLPLTQEDNTNLARVLTNHIHTGHHSSMFWIRVPLMAAEDLRDDVIINEPLTRTEAYTGEEKTWMWWHNFRTLCDYNKRIAVAIEVGCDLPSNHIIDRWLGEPIKAAILPTSIFLTNKKGFPVLSKVHQRLIFRLLKLEVQFIITGANHHSEKEFCTYLQYLEYLSQNRPPPNAYELFAKGYEDYLQSPLQPLMDNLESQTYEVFEKDPIKYSQYQQAIYKCLLDRVPEEEKDTNVQVLMVLGAGRGPLVNASLRAAKQADRRVKLYAVEKNPNAVVTLENWQFEEWGSQVTVVSSDMREWVAPEKADIIVSELLGSFADNELSPECLDGAQHFLKDDGVSIPGEYTSFLAPISSSKLYNEVRACREKDRDPEAQFEMPYVVRLHNFHQLAEPQPCFTFCHPNRDPLTDNNRYRTLEFPVEVNTVLHGFAGYFETVLYQDITLSIRPETHSPGMFSWFPILFPIKQPITVHEGQTICVRFWRCSNAKKVWYEWAVTAPICSAIHNPTGRSYTIGL
- the PRMT5 gene encoding protein arginine N-methyltransferase 5 isoform X2, whose translation is MAAVAVGAPGCRVSSGRDLNCVPEVADTLGAVAKQGFDFLCMPVFHPRFKREFTQDPAKCRPGPHTRSDLLLSGRDWNTLIVGKLSPWIRPDSKVEKIRRNSEAAMLQELNFGAYLGLPAFLLPLTQEDNTNLARVLTNHIHTGHHSSMFWIRVPLMAAEDLRDDVIINEPLTRTEAYTGEEKTWMWWHNFRTLCDYNKRIAVAIEVGCDLPSNHIIDRWLGEPIKAAILPTSIFLTNKKGFPVLSKVHQRLIFRLLKLEVQFIITGANHHSEKEFCTYLQYLEYLSQNRPPPNAYELFAKGYEDYLQSPLQPLMDNLESQTYEVFEKDPIKYSQYQQAIYKCLLDRVPEEEKDTNVQVLMVLGAGRGPLVNASLRAAKQADRRVKLYAVEKNPNAVVTLENWQFEEWGSQVTVVSSDMREWVAPEKADIIVSELLGSFADNELSPECLDGAQHFLKDDGVSIPGEYTSFLAPISSSKLYNEVRACREKDRDPEALETFLSGSWEGGDCPCSPFQHLLSSS